The genomic DNA GACCATTGACATAAGAACCATTGACATGTTAATCACTGACATGTTGACCATTGACATGTTGACTATTGACATGATGACcattgacatttaaaatttcattTTTTGACCATTGATATATTGACCACTGACATGATGACCATTGATTTTTAAACATTGACATATTGATTAGTGACATGTTGACCATTGACATGATTACCATTGGCATTAGGACCTGAATATTGacatttaaaggagccatattttATAATTTCATGtcgagtcatcattaaatggccctgatatgtcaaaaggcattaataaatcatgttcttttcaatacctctacaactgataacagtagttcagccgggatatgctcattgctaaattagatttacagaattgaattgaattgaccaTTGACATGATGGTGGAAACTGACCCAGAATCTGGGTTATGTTTTCAGTTTAAGTTGAACTGACCAAGATTAGTACATTTCAATGTGTATAATTTGTTGACATGTTAAAGAAAGAGTTGAGTGACAGGAGGCCCTGAAGACTTGGAGGTGCTTGTTGACATGACGGCAACTATTTGTGGAACACGTAATGAGATCCATGGAGGGTGAACAAGTCTTCTAAAAGATGTGATCCTACTCCGACACTTCACTTTGTGCATTGTGGAGATGAAGACATGGGTCAATGTATTCTTCATTTTAGGACTCTTGTTTGCTTCGACACAGTCTGCtggatcttttttattttttcatctgggACTAACTTCATGGATGCTgaattcaatggaacatatataaCTCTTGGTGGCTTTGTAGACGTGGACAAATATGGATATATTTACTTTGTCATCTTGTTGATACTATATATTATCATCCTCTGTACTAACTGCACCATTATATGTCTAATCTGGATTCACAGGAACCTTCATGAGCCTATGTACATTTTCATTGCTGCTTTGTCAATCAACTCTGTTTTGTTTAGCACTGTTATCTACCCCAAACTTTTTATTGACGTCTTATCTAAAAAACAGACCATTTCTCATTCTGCTTGTCTGTTTCAATATTTTCTTTACAATTCTGTAGGTGTTTCAGACTTCTTACTGTTGTCAGCCATGGCTTATGACAGGTATGTGTCTATCTGCAAACCTCTGCATTATCCAACTATCATGGGAAAAAGAACTGTTACTTTCCTCTTGACTTTGGCCTGGTTTCTACCTGCATTGCAGCTCGGAGTTGGAGTTGTAATTATACCTCAACAAAAAATATGCAAGTTTACTTCAGAGGGATTCTGGTGTAACAATACAATCCACAAGCTTTACTGTGCAAAATCTAATTTCTTTACTATTTATGTTTTCTTTCTCATGATAACTATTGTTGTTCTTCCTGTGATGTTCATCCTTTTCACATACATGAACATATTTAAAATAACGTTTCACAGTTCTGTAGAAGTTAAGAAAAAAGCTATAGAGACATGTTTACCCCACCTGATGATTTTAATCTGCTTGTCTTGTTTAGGTGCATTTGTTGCTATGACCGATCAAATGCAAACAAATCTTCCAAAAGGTGTACTTTTAGTAATCACTTTTCAAATAATTGTGTTTACTCCTTTGTTCAATCCAATCACATATGGAGTGAAAATGAGAGAAATATTGATGCACATTAAAAGATTGTTTTGTCGGGCTAAACCCttcaaataaaacattaatataaaGTTGATATTAGTGTAATAGCAATGTTTTATACTCAAAATATATACTCAAAAAAATAAGGAACTAAAATTGTTGTGTTGTAAAAATTGTGTCATGTCTGATTGCTGTGCCATGTCCAAATAAAGAATCCAGTAAATCTGCATAATGTCAATGAGTGCTTATTCCGGAAAGATCTTAACTCAGGAGGTTATTAAACCTCCTTGTGATTATTTCGTGTTGAACTTTAATCTGTCTGATGTGTTTCAGGTGACTCCAAAGTACTTCTGGCCGGCAAAAAAATTAATGACAATCACCAAGATGAATAGAATGCTAACTTTAATTACAAAGCCCTTTAACAACAACCAGAATTAAGAACACATCAGAAATAAAGTGAAACGATggacaaataaaaacaaaggttatataaaatatagtaaaattctaaaaaaaaaaaaaaaaaaaaaaaagtattgaataTCTAATTCAGACTTAAAAGCTAAATACTAAACATGGATTCCGGAAAACGTTTAAAAAGTGGCCAATAACAGGGCTGGTCTCACGTGAACAGGAAGATTGATCTACATTTTTGGAGCAGTAATGGAAAAGGCCCTGTCTCCTCTGACCTTGCGCTTAGATTTTTAGTACTTTTAGAGCAGCTGACCTAAGGGACTGGGCATGGGCATTAGGATGGAGCAGCCCAGAAGGGTAATattactcggatgagaggcgaaattaATTTGAAGATTGaagattgaaaaataaaaaaatggaattaACTCTAAATAGCTCAGGCAGCCAGTATCATTGTACCTgtttatagtgacaataaaaggcattctattctattctatatgacCACTAACATGTTGACCATGGACCTGATGACCATTGACATCATGAGCATTGATATGA from Entelurus aequoreus isolate RoL-2023_Sb linkage group LG10, RoL_Eaeq_v1.1, whole genome shotgun sequence includes the following:
- the LOC133658087 gene encoding olfactory receptor 10J4-like encodes the protein MGQCILHFRTLVCFDTVCWIFFIFSSGTNFMDAEFNGTYITLGGFVDVDKYGYIYFVILLILYIIILCTNCTIICLIWIHRNLHEPMYIFIAALSINSVLFSTVIYPKLFIDVLSKKQTISHSACLFQYFLYNSVGVSDFLLLSAMAYDRYVSICKPLHYPTIMGKRTVTFLLTLAWFLPALQLGVGVVIIPQQKICKFTSEGFWCNNTIHKLYCAKSNFFTIYVFFLMITIVVLPVMFILFTYMNIFKITFHSSVEVKKKAIETCLPHLMILICLSCLGAFVAMTDQMQTNLPKGVLLVITFQIIVFTPLFNPITYGVKMREILMHIKRLFCRAKPFK